In Pseudoduganella albidiflava, a single window of DNA contains:
- a CDS encoding 3-deoxy-7-phosphoheptulonate synthase has translation MTALDLENINVTSFASMPTPAELHAKLPMTDTAFATVTRGREDLRNILDRKDRRLFVVVGPCSIHDPVAGLDYARRLKALQEEVKDTMLLVMRVYFEKPRTTTGWKGYINDPFMDDSFRVDIGMEKARQFLLDVCELGLPTATEALDPISPQYLGDLIAWTAIGARTTESQTHREMSSGLSTPVGFKNGTDGDISIAINAILSAANPHAFLGINGEGSVSVVRTRGNAYGHVVLRGGDGRPNYDSVSVTIAEQALAKAKLPANIVVDCSHANSYKKPELQPLVMTDVTNQIVHGNRSLVGVMIESNICAGNQKIPADLSELKYGCSVTDACIDWETTVQMLKSADAELRRRP, from the coding sequence ATGACTGCCCTCGACCTCGAAAACATCAATGTTACCTCGTTCGCGTCCATGCCCACGCCGGCCGAACTGCACGCGAAGCTGCCCATGACGGACACGGCATTCGCCACCGTCACCAGGGGCCGCGAAGACCTGCGCAACATCCTCGACCGCAAGGACAGGCGCCTGTTCGTGGTGGTCGGGCCCTGCTCGATCCACGATCCGGTGGCCGGCCTGGACTATGCCCGCCGCCTGAAGGCGCTGCAGGAAGAGGTCAAGGACACGATGCTGCTGGTGATGCGCGTGTATTTCGAGAAGCCGCGCACCACCACCGGCTGGAAGGGCTACATCAACGACCCGTTCATGGATGATTCGTTCCGCGTGGATATCGGCATGGAAAAGGCGCGCCAGTTCCTGCTCGACGTGTGCGAGCTGGGCCTGCCCACCGCGACTGAGGCGCTCGATCCCATCTCGCCGCAATACCTGGGCGACCTGATCGCCTGGACCGCGATCGGCGCGCGCACCACCGAATCGCAGACGCACCGCGAGATGTCGTCGGGCCTGTCGACGCCGGTCGGCTTCAAGAACGGCACCGATGGCGACATCAGCATCGCCATCAACGCGATCCTGTCCGCCGCCAACCCGCACGCTTTCCTGGGCATCAATGGCGAAGGCAGCGTTTCCGTCGTGCGCACGCGCGGCAATGCCTACGGCCACGTGGTGCTGCGCGGCGGCGATGGCCGCCCGAACTACGATTCCGTGTCGGTCACGATCGCCGAGCAGGCGCTGGCGAAAGCCAAGCTGCCGGCCAATATCGTGGTCGACTGCTCGCACGCGAACAGCTACAAGAAGCCGGAACTGCAGCCGCTGGTGATGACGGACGTGACCAACCAGATCGTGCACGGCAACCGTTCGCTGGTGGGCGTGATGATCGAATCGAACATCTGCGCCGGCAACCAGAAGATCCCTGCCGATTTGTCCGAACTGAAGTATGGCTGCTCGGTGACGGACGCCTGCATCGACTGGGAAACCACGGTGCAGATGCTGAAGTCGGCCGACGCGGAACTGCGCCGCCGGCCGTAA
- the ybiB gene encoding DNA-binding protein YbiB, which yields MSRADAFTLYDAMLHGRVSDLELGGILLAMRIKGESVDELAGFLDAAEASFTPLQAPAGPYAPVLIPTYNGARKMANLTALLALLLAREGVPVLVHGVAHNVGRIATAEVLAELGIAAATTVAEAERALAEGHVSFITIDTLAPRLAHQLELRRILGVRNSTHTIVKILQPFAAPALRLVSYTHPEYLETLGEYFTTAAPHARGDAFLMRGTEGETVANANKAQKIDWFHDGERTVLVERQMIADTEPALPEDKSAAATAAWIQAVLRGEVPVPDPIAQQVGHIVTVAREVRARHG from the coding sequence ATGAGCCGTGCCGATGCCTTTACGCTCTATGACGCCATGCTGCATGGCCGCGTGTCCGACCTGGAGCTGGGCGGCATCCTGCTGGCCATGCGCATCAAGGGCGAATCCGTGGACGAGCTGGCCGGCTTCCTGGATGCCGCCGAAGCGTCGTTCACGCCGCTGCAGGCGCCCGCCGGTCCGTATGCGCCGGTGCTGATTCCCACCTACAACGGTGCGCGCAAGATGGCCAACCTGACAGCGCTGCTGGCGCTGCTGCTGGCGCGCGAAGGCGTGCCGGTGCTGGTGCACGGCGTCGCGCATAACGTGGGCCGCATCGCCACCGCCGAGGTGCTGGCCGAGCTGGGCATCGCCGCCGCCACCACGGTCGCGGAAGCGGAACGCGCGCTGGCCGAAGGCCACGTCAGCTTCATCACGATCGACACGCTGGCGCCCAGGCTGGCCCATCAGCTGGAACTGCGGCGCATCCTCGGCGTGCGCAATTCCACGCACACGATCGTCAAGATCCTGCAGCCGTTCGCCGCTCCGGCGCTGCGGCTGGTGTCGTACACGCATCCGGAATACCTGGAAACGCTGGGCGAGTACTTCACCACGGCCGCTCCGCATGCCCGCGGCGACGCATTCCTCATGCGCGGCACCGAAGGGGAAACGGTGGCGAACGCCAACAAGGCGCAAAAGATCGACTGGTTCCACGATGGCGAGCGCACCGTGCTCGTCGAGCGGCAAATGATCGCCGACACCGAGCCCGCGCTGCCTGAAGACAAGAGCGCCGCCGCCACCGCCGCCTGGATCCAGGCCGTGCTGCGCGGCGAGGTCCCGGTGCCCGATCCGATCGCCCAGCAGGTGGGCCACATCGTCACCGTCGCCCGCGAAGTGCGTGCCCGTCACGGCTGA
- a CDS encoding NAD(P)/FAD-dependent oxidoreductase — protein MAEQFDVVVIGAGAAGMMCAAAAGQRGKRVVLVDHAEKLAEKIRISGGGRCNFTNISAGPAHFLSENPHFAKSALSRYTPQDFLALVKKYRIAYHEKHRGQLFCDDSAEQIIDMLKAECNAGNVRWRMPATVQGVEQQGERFLVQTSAGLIDAGAVVIATGGLSIPKIGATDFGYRIASQFGLAIVEPRPALVPLTFDAQQWQPFVPLAGVSLEVDVETGTLKGRKATGARFREDLLFTHRGLSGPAILQISSFWQPGTPITINLLPELDVAATLLEGKGTIKKHLGNVLAQWLPARLAEGLLQAHGFQADARLADMQDAQLRRLGQAVNAWTITPNGSEGYRKAEVTRGGVDTKELSQQTMMANRVPGLYFIGESVDVTGWLGGYNFQWAWASGMAAGLAV, from the coding sequence ATGGCGGAACAGTTTGACGTGGTGGTAATCGGTGCGGGCGCGGCCGGAATGATGTGCGCGGCGGCGGCGGGGCAGCGCGGCAAGCGCGTCGTGCTGGTCGACCATGCCGAGAAGCTGGCCGAGAAGATCCGCATTTCCGGCGGCGGGCGCTGCAATTTTACCAATATCAGTGCGGGGCCGGCCCATTTCCTGTCCGAGAACCCGCACTTCGCCAAGAGTGCGCTGTCGCGCTATACGCCGCAGGATTTCCTCGCGCTGGTGAAGAAATACCGCATCGCTTACCACGAGAAGCACAGGGGCCAGCTGTTCTGCGACGACTCGGCCGAGCAAATCATCGACATGCTGAAAGCCGAGTGCAACGCCGGCAACGTGCGCTGGCGCATGCCCGCCACGGTGCAGGGCGTGGAACAGCAAGGCGAGCGTTTCCTGGTGCAGACCAGTGCCGGCCTGATCGATGCGGGTGCCGTGGTGATCGCCACCGGCGGCCTGTCGATCCCGAAGATCGGCGCCACCGATTTCGGCTACCGCATCGCCAGCCAGTTCGGGCTGGCGATCGTCGAGCCCCGCCCGGCGCTGGTGCCGCTCACCTTCGATGCCCAGCAGTGGCAGCCGTTCGTGCCGCTGGCCGGGGTGTCGCTGGAAGTCGACGTGGAGACCGGTACGCTGAAGGGCCGCAAGGCCACGGGGGCACGTTTCCGCGAAGACCTGCTGTTCACGCACCGCGGCCTGTCCGGCCCGGCGATCCTGCAGATTTCCAGTTTCTGGCAACCCGGCACGCCGATCACGATCAACCTGTTGCCGGAACTCGACGTGGCCGCCACGCTGCTGGAAGGGAAGGGTACGATCAAGAAGCACCTGGGCAACGTGCTGGCGCAATGGCTGCCGGCGCGCCTGGCCGAAGGCTTGCTGCAGGCCCATGGCTTCCAGGCCGATGCGCGCCTGGCCGACATGCAGGACGCCCAACTGCGCCGCCTCGGCCAGGCCGTCAACGCCTGGACCATTACGCCGAACGGCTCCGAGGGCTACCGCAAGGCCGAGGTGACACGGGGCGGTGTCGACACGAAAGAGCTGTCGCAGCAGACCATGATGGCCAACCGCGTGCCCGGCCTGTATTTCATCGGCGAATCCGTCGACGTCACGGGGTGGCTGGGAGGCTACAACTTCCAGTGGGCCTGGGCCTCGGGGATGGCCGCCGGGCTGGCAGTCTGA
- the rpsU gene encoding 30S ribosomal protein S21 produces the protein MTTIRLKENEPFEVAMRRFKRTIEKTGLLTELRAREFYEKPTAERKRKLAAAVKRHYKRIRSQQLPKKLY, from the coding sequence ATGACCACTATCCGCCTTAAAGAAAACGAGCCGTTCGAAGTTGCCATGCGCCGCTTCAAGCGCACCATCGAAAAAACCGGTCTGCTGACCGAACTGCGCGCACGCGAGTTCTACGAAAAGCCGACCGCAGAGCGCAAGCGCAAGCTGGCCGCTGCCGTGAAGCGTCACTACAAGCGCATCCGCAGCCAGCAACTGCCGAAGAAGCTGTACTAA
- a CDS encoding GatB/YqeY domain-containing protein — protein sequence MSLKAQISDDMKAAMRAKEAGKLATIRLILADIKRKEVDEQIELNDTQVLAVVEKMIKQRKDSITQFEAGGRADLADIEKAELAVLAAYMPAGLSDEEVAAEVKAAVAESGAAGPQDMGKVMAILKPKLAGRADMTAVSGLVKKALTGA from the coding sequence ATGAGCCTGAAAGCCCAGATTTCCGATGACATGAAAGCCGCGATGCGCGCCAAGGAGGCCGGCAAGCTGGCCACGATCCGCCTGATCCTGGCGGACATCAAGCGCAAGGAAGTGGATGAGCAGATCGAACTGAACGATACCCAGGTGCTGGCCGTCGTGGAAAAGATGATCAAGCAGCGCAAGGATTCGATCACGCAGTTCGAAGCCGGCGGCCGCGCCGACCTGGCCGACATCGAGAAGGCCGAGCTGGCCGTGCTGGCCGCCTACATGCCCGCCGGCCTGTCGGACGAGGAAGTGGCCGCCGAAGTGAAGGCCGCCGTGGCCGAATCCGGTGCCGCCGGCCCGCAGGACATGGGCAAGGTGATGGCCATCCTGAAGCCGAAGCTGGCTGGCCGTGCCGACATGACCGCCGTGTCCGGTCTCGTCAAGAAAGCGCTGACGGGCGCCTGA
- the dnaG gene encoding DNA primase, with translation MIPQSFISDLLNRVDIVDVVGRYVQLKKAGANFQGLCPFHNEKSPSFTVSPTKQFYHCFGCQAHGTAIGFLIEYSGLGFVDAVKDLAQNVGMTVPEADDKIPPAQRAQMQAQSLALSEAMTLAADFYKGALRKAPNAIGYLKGRGLTGEIAARFALGYAPEGWDNLRAVFPQYDAPVLAEAGLVIDKVDEEGRHIKRYDRFRERVMFPIRNTKGQVIAFGGRIMEQGEPKYLNSPETPLFSKGSELYGLFEARQAIRDAGYVLVTEGYMDVVALAQMGFPQAVATLGTACTPIHVQKLLRQTDNVVFSFDGDRAGRKAARRALEACLPYAADDKTIKFLFLPSEHDPDSYIREFGAEGFEQQVQEAMPLSQFLLREAAGEHDLGEPEGRARAQFDAKPMLQAMAPSALRLQIVRGLASMTQSTPGEIEALFELSKPVAASRRAPPKSKRQEPVGLELKIIRCLITHPSLSLQIDESAMEAFRQFGAEQCEYLVHLVQTAQALGDSATFAALAQQMKEEGPEYDALIGEIAAAEEPDIEGERLWLKATIRQLKEQTVKAELDQILSSGKLTDELRTRYHELKAMQDMLSREEQSTLSNR, from the coding sequence GTGATTCCACAATCCTTCATTTCCGACTTGCTGAACCGCGTCGACATCGTCGACGTGGTCGGGCGCTATGTGCAACTGAAAAAGGCCGGCGCCAATTTCCAGGGCCTGTGCCCGTTCCACAACGAAAAATCGCCCAGCTTCACCGTCAGCCCCACCAAGCAGTTCTACCACTGCTTCGGCTGCCAGGCGCACGGCACCGCGATCGGCTTCCTGATCGAATATTCCGGCCTGGGCTTCGTCGATGCCGTCAAGGACTTGGCGCAAAACGTGGGCATGACGGTACCGGAAGCGGACGACAAGATCCCGCCGGCCCAGCGCGCGCAGATGCAGGCGCAGAGCCTGGCGCTGTCCGAGGCGATGACGCTGGCCGCCGATTTCTATAAAGGCGCGCTACGCAAGGCGCCGAATGCGATCGGCTACCTGAAGGGCCGCGGCCTGACGGGCGAGATCGCGGCCCGCTTCGCGCTCGGCTATGCCCCGGAAGGCTGGGACAACCTGCGCGCCGTGTTCCCCCAATACGATGCGCCGGTGCTGGCCGAAGCCGGCCTCGTCATCGACAAGGTCGACGAGGAAGGCCGCCACATCAAGCGCTACGACCGTTTCCGCGAACGCGTGATGTTCCCGATCCGCAATACCAAGGGGCAGGTGATCGCCTTTGGCGGCCGGATCATGGAACAGGGCGAGCCAAAGTACTTGAATTCCCCCGAAACGCCTTTATTTTCAAAGGGTTCGGAACTGTACGGCTTGTTCGAGGCACGCCAGGCGATCCGCGATGCGGGGTATGTGCTGGTGACCGAAGGCTATATGGACGTGGTGGCGCTGGCCCAGATGGGCTTTCCGCAGGCGGTCGCCACGCTGGGCACCGCGTGCACGCCGATCCATGTGCAAAAGCTGCTGCGGCAGACGGATAACGTGGTGTTCAGCTTCGATGGCGACCGGGCCGGCCGCAAGGCGGCGCGGCGCGCGCTGGAAGCCTGCCTGCCCTACGCGGCGGACGACAAGACCATCAAGTTCCTGTTCCTGCCCTCGGAACACGACCCGGACAGCTATATCCGCGAGTTCGGCGCCGAAGGCTTCGAGCAGCAGGTGCAGGAAGCCATGCCGCTGTCGCAGTTCCTGTTGCGCGAAGCGGCGGGCGAGCATGACCTGGGCGAACCGGAAGGCCGCGCCCGCGCGCAATTCGATGCCAAGCCGATGCTGCAGGCCATGGCGCCGTCGGCCCTGCGCCTGCAGATCGTGCGGGGCCTGGCATCGATGACGCAGAGCACGCCTGGCGAAATCGAGGCGTTGTTCGAGCTGAGCAAGCCGGTGGCGGCCAGCCGGCGGGCGCCGCCGAAGTCGAAGCGCCAGGAGCCGGTGGGGCTGGAATTGAAGATCATTCGCTGCCTCATCACGCACCCGTCGCTGTCGCTGCAGATCGACGAGTCTGCGATGGAAGCGTTCCGCCAGTTCGGCGCCGAACAGTGCGAATACCTGGTGCACCTAGTGCAAACGGCGCAGGCATTGGGCGACAGCGCCACCTTTGCCGCGCTGGCCCAGCAAATGAAGGAAGAGGGGCCGGAATACGATGCGCTCATCGGTGAAATCGCCGCCGCGGAAGAGCCCGATATCGAAGGCGAGCGGCTGTGGCTGAAAGCCACGATACGCCAGCTGAAGGAGCAAACGGTGAAAGCTGAACTTGATCAGATTCTGTCGTCAGGCAAGCTGACCGACGAGTTGCGGACCCGTTATCACGAATTAAAGGCGATGCAGGACATGTTATCGCGTGAAGAGCAATCGACGCTGAGTAACAGATAA
- the rpoD gene encoding RNA polymerase sigma factor RpoD: protein MTAKAAKTADKSEISTEAGVESRAPAAPPGVSQTTDAATLAAIDTSGYVLPSVKVPGRRGRKPKEFQPENDEVAALNAVERAELKAVDKAKAKDRKAKEKALLKDAFSSDTEATEEELERRRQKLKTLIKFGKERGFLTYAEINDHLPDNIVDPEAIEGIIGTFNDMGIAVYEHAPDAETLLLSDNVATVTSDDEAEAAAEAALSTVDSDFGRTTDPVRMYMREMGSVELLTREGEIEIAKRIEDGLKDMIQAISACPVTIAEIIATSDRIRQDEIKIDEIVDGLVDENEDAPAPPAPPVAADDEDDEEAEEEEEEEEEEEASASGAAAGYSAEQLETLKNNALAKFDEIANQFDKMRKAFEKEGYSSKSYVKAQDAISNELLGIRFTAKVVEKLCDTLRGQVDEVRHIEKQILDVAVNKCGMPRAHFIKVFPGNETNLEWVDSEVAAGHAYSAILGRNIPTIKELQQRLIDLQARVVLPLPDLRNINRQMAAGEMKARKAKREMTEANLRLVISIAKKYTNRGLQFLDLIQEGNIGLMKAVDKFEYRRGYKFSTYATWWIRQAITRSIADQARTIRIPVHMIETINKMNRISRQILQETGAEPDPATLAIKMEMPEDKIRKIMKIAKEPISMETPIGDDDDSHLGDFIEDNNTLAPSDAALHASMRGVVKDVLDSLTPREAKVLRMRFGIEMSTDHTLEEVGKQFDVTRERIRQIEAKALRKLRHPSRSDKLKSFLEGN from the coding sequence GTGACCGCCAAGGCAGCGAAGACGGCCGACAAGTCCGAAATCAGCACGGAGGCGGGCGTGGAGTCGCGCGCGCCCGCGGCACCGCCAGGGGTCAGCCAGACCACCGATGCGGCCACCCTTGCCGCGATCGACACGTCCGGCTACGTGCTCCCGTCCGTGAAAGTACCGGGCCGGCGCGGTCGCAAGCCAAAGGAGTTCCAGCCCGAGAACGACGAAGTCGCCGCGCTGAACGCCGTCGAGCGCGCCGAACTGAAAGCCGTGGACAAGGCGAAAGCCAAGGACCGCAAGGCCAAGGAAAAGGCGCTGCTGAAGGATGCGTTCTCGTCGGATACGGAAGCCACCGAGGAAGAGCTCGAACGCCGCCGCCAGAAGCTGAAAACGCTGATCAAGTTCGGCAAGGAACGCGGCTTCCTCACGTACGCCGAGATCAACGATCACCTGCCGGACAATATCGTCGACCCGGAAGCGATCGAAGGCATCATCGGCACGTTCAACGACATGGGCATTGCCGTGTACGAACACGCGCCCGATGCCGAGACGCTGCTGCTGTCCGATAACGTTGCCACGGTGACCAGCGATGATGAAGCGGAAGCCGCGGCCGAGGCCGCGCTGTCCACCGTCGACTCCGACTTCGGCCGCACGACCGACCCGGTGCGCATGTACATGCGCGAGATGGGTTCCGTCGAACTGCTGACGCGCGAAGGCGAGATCGAGATCGCGAAACGCATCGAGGATGGCCTGAAGGACATGATCCAGGCGATTTCCGCCTGCCCGGTCACGATCGCCGAAATCATCGCTACCTCCGACCGCATCCGCCAGGACGAGATCAAGATCGACGAGATCGTCGACGGCCTCGTCGATGAAAACGAGGATGCGCCCGCGCCACCGGCACCGCCGGTCGCGGCCGACGACGAGGACGACGAGGAAGCGGAAGAAGAAGAGGAAGAAGAGGAAGAAGAAGAGGCCAGCGCTTCGGGCGCGGCGGCCGGCTACTCGGCCGAGCAGCTGGAAACGCTGAAGAACAATGCGCTGGCCAAGTTCGATGAAATCGCCAACCAGTTCGACAAGATGCGCAAGGCTTTCGAGAAGGAAGGCTACAGCTCGAAGTCGTACGTGAAGGCGCAGGATGCGATCTCGAACGAACTGCTGGGCATCCGCTTCACGGCCAAGGTGGTGGAAAAGCTGTGCGACACGCTGCGCGGCCAGGTCGACGAAGTGCGCCACATCGAGAAGCAGATCCTCGACGTGGCCGTGAACAAGTGCGGCATGCCGCGCGCCCACTTCATCAAGGTCTTCCCCGGCAATGAAACGAACCTGGAATGGGTCGACAGCGAAGTGGCCGCCGGCCACGCGTACAGCGCGATCCTGGGCCGTAACATTCCCACGATCAAGGAACTGCAGCAACGGCTGATCGACCTGCAAGCGCGCGTCGTGCTGCCGCTGCCGGACCTGCGCAACATCAACCGCCAGATGGCGGCCGGCGAAATGAAGGCGCGCAAGGCCAAGCGCGAAATGACGGAAGCGAACTTGCGCCTGGTAATCTCGATCGCCAAGAAGTACACGAACCGCGGCCTGCAATTCCTCGACCTGATCCAGGAAGGCAATATCGGCCTGATGAAGGCCGTGGACAAGTTCGAGTACCGCCGCGGTTATAAATTCTCCACGTATGCCACGTGGTGGATCCGCCAGGCCATCACGCGCTCGATCGCCGACCAGGCGCGCACGATCCGCATCCCGGTGCACATGATCGAAACGATCAACAAGATGAACCGGATCAGCCGCCAGATCTTGCAGGAAACCGGTGCCGAACCCGATCCGGCCACCCTGGCGATCAAGATGGAGATGCCGGAAGACAAGATCCGCAAGATCATGAAGATCGCCAAGGAACCGATCTCGATGGAAACGCCGATCGGCGACGACGACGATTCCCACCTGGGCGACTTCATCGAGGACAACAACACCCTCGCGCCATCGGATGCGGCCTTGCATGCTTCCATGCGCGGCGTGGTGAAGGATGTGCTCGATTCGCTGACGCCGCGTGAAGCGAAAGTGCTGCGCATGCGCTTCGGTATCGAAATGTCGACCGACCACACGCTGGAAGAAGTGGGCAAGCAGTTCGACGTGACGCGCGAACGCATCCGGCAGATCGAAGCCAAGGCGCTGCGCAAGCTGCGGCATCCATCGCGGTCGGACAAGCTGAAGAGCTTCCTCGAAGGGAACTGA
- a CDS encoding DeoR family transcriptional regulator, with protein MGQTGQRRANILKALTEHGSVQVNELVKQLNVSAVTIRSDLSALEAQGLASRSHGGATLARTPPTEHTVPQKDALNHEQKERIGALAARLVKPGENIIIDSGTTTISLARHLREAHNVTVMTNGLNIAWELADAPGVDLILTGGLLRKQSLSIQGLQAEACLQAYSFDKLFLGVDGFDLQFGVTTHHEAEASLNHKMVERARKVIVLADASKFGCVSLHRIVQLDRVHTVITDAGISAQYRDGLLDAGIELLIAE; from the coding sequence ATGGGACAAACCGGTCAGCGCCGCGCCAACATCCTGAAAGCACTTACCGAACACGGGTCGGTACAAGTCAACGAACTCGTGAAGCAGTTGAACGTCTCGGCGGTGACCATCCGCAGCGATCTCAGCGCGCTCGAGGCGCAGGGCCTGGCGAGCCGCAGCCACGGCGGCGCCACACTGGCGCGCACGCCACCGACCGAACACACGGTGCCGCAGAAGGACGCCCTCAATCATGAGCAGAAGGAGCGCATCGGCGCCCTGGCTGCGCGCCTGGTGAAGCCGGGCGAGAACATCATCATCGATTCGGGCACCACCACCATCTCGCTGGCGCGCCACCTGCGCGAGGCCCACAACGTGACCGTGATGACGAATGGCCTGAACATCGCCTGGGAACTGGCCGACGCGCCCGGTGTCGACCTGATCCTCACCGGCGGCCTGCTGCGCAAGCAATCGCTGTCGATCCAGGGCCTGCAGGCCGAGGCTTGCCTGCAGGCCTACAGTTTCGACAAGCTGTTCCTCGGCGTCGACGGCTTCGACCTGCAGTTCGGCGTGACCACCCACCACGAGGCCGAAGCAAGCCTGAACCACAAGATGGTGGAGCGCGCCAGGAAGGTCATCGTGCTTGCCGATGCGTCGAAATTCGGCTGCGTCAGCCTGCATCGCATCGTCCAGCTGGATCGCGTGCACACCGTCATCACCGATGCCGGCATCAGCGCGCAATACCGCGATGGCTTGCTGGATGCCGGCATCGAGCTGCTGATTGCGGAGTAG
- a CDS encoding type II toxin-antitoxin system RelE/ParE family toxin: MKPNYKAPFVSFVKKQHKPFQLAIEDAVEDVCAHPDIGEAKTGDLQGIRVHKFKYQRQEYLMAYRAPTSEALKRKDARLELLFIDFYQLGTHENFYASLKKYLKRGV, encoded by the coding sequence ATGAAGCCGAACTACAAGGCTCCGTTTGTGTCGTTTGTAAAGAAGCAGCACAAGCCCTTTCAGTTGGCGATCGAGGATGCAGTTGAAGACGTTTGCGCGCATCCTGATATCGGAGAAGCGAAGACCGGTGATCTACAGGGGATCCGTGTTCACAAGTTCAAATACCAGCGCCAGGAGTACCTGATGGCGTATCGCGCTCCCACGAGTGAAGCCTTGAAGCGAAAGGACGCCCGGCTGGAACTGTTGTTCATCGATTTCTACCAGCTGGGTACGCACGAGAATTTTTATGCGTCATTGAAGAAGTACCTGAAACGGGGGGTGTAA
- a CDS encoding helix-turn-helix domain-containing protein, translating to MSQITAETVYKNFTKLPAGERAKFFALLAEPSLLREDFSHEQVFGHLADEEFTAQEAAEYLEVSMSTFRRHVSHGRIKPSGEVGRNQLFSAGDLKAFKRSLREVKKRRSSVA from the coding sequence ATGAGCCAGATTACCGCGGAGACCGTTTATAAAAATTTTACAAAGCTTCCCGCTGGCGAGCGTGCAAAATTTTTTGCCTTGCTTGCCGAGCCCAGTTTGCTGCGCGAGGATTTTTCGCATGAGCAGGTATTCGGCCACCTTGCCGATGAAGAATTCACTGCGCAGGAAGCAGCCGAATATCTCGAAGTATCGATGTCCACATTCCGCCGGCATGTCAGTCATGGGCGCATCAAGCCATCGGGCGAAGTAGGGCGAAACCAGCTGTTTTCGGCCGGAGACCTGAAAGCTTTCAAAAGGTCCCTCCGGGAAGTGAAAAAGCGCCGCTCGTCAGTGGCTTGA
- a CDS encoding DUF1287 domain-containing protein encodes MPRLIPLLFAVTLAPQALAGPAEDLVGAARAQIGVTLSYDPAYQRIAYPNGDVPRERGVCTDVVIRAYRAIGIDLQQRVHEQLRAAGKATDRNIDHRRVPNQAAFFRRHGTSLPPSAKPGDYRPGDVVTWRLQGGLNHIGIVADQVSPAGTPLVIHNIGSGAKLEDVLFAYPVTGHYRYLPAAR; translated from the coding sequence ATGCCCCGCCTGATTCCCCTGCTGTTCGCCGTCACCCTCGCACCGCAAGCCCTGGCCGGCCCGGCCGAAGACCTGGTGGGCGCCGCCCGCGCGCAGATCGGCGTCACCCTCAGCTACGATCCCGCTTACCAGCGCATCGCCTATCCGAACGGCGACGTGCCGCGCGAGCGGGGTGTCTGCACCGATGTGGTCATCCGCGCCTATCGCGCCATCGGCATCGACCTGCAGCAGCGCGTGCACGAACAGCTGCGCGCAGCCGGGAAAGCCACCGACCGCAACATCGACCATCGCCGCGTGCCGAACCAGGCCGCCTTCTTCCGCCGCCACGGCACTTCGCTGCCGCCCAGCGCCAAGCCTGGCGACTATCGCCCCGGCGATGTCGTCACGTGGCGCCTGCAGGGGGGCCTGAATCATATCGGCATCGTTGCCGACCAGGTGTCGCCGGCCGGCACGCCGCTGGTGATCCACAATATCGGCTCGGGCGCGAAGCTGGAGGATGTCCTGTTTGCCTACCCGGTGACCGGGCACTATCGCTACCTGCCAGCGGCCCGGTAG